A genomic window from Triticum urartu cultivar G1812 chromosome 7, Tu2.1, whole genome shotgun sequence includes:
- the LOC125524324 gene encoding aspartic proteinase CDR1-like: protein MAATTRVSLALLLVGVGVVLTAQLCACTAYGCDGFSVEFIHRDSVGSPFHDPSLTAHGRVVKALARSYARADAPSAHGVVSELTSTPFEYLMAVNVGTPPTRLLAIADTGSDLIWLNCSKKGAHGPGPAFAGDAPSPPPRPGVVFDPSKSKTYRLVGCDSGACRALPDSSCAGGDKCTYYYYYGDGSATSGLLSTETFTFADAPGARCGDRTTRVPNVNFGCGTNFVGSFIGDGLVGLGNTNLSLVTQLGAHASVGRRFSYCLVPYSINASSALNFGARAAVTDPGAATTPLIPSRVRTYYTIELASVKVGSATYRAPRQTPAIVDSGTTLTFLDKALLDPLVKELAGRIKLPKAPPPEDLELPLCYNVSGLKEGQIAAKIPDVKLGLGGGATVTLKPLNTFVVVQAETLCLAIAPASERLPTSIIGNIAQQNMHVGYDLDKRTVTFAAADCARSHHGRGHGHAPAPAHHAHARAPAPAPAHAPSRAPAPAPAHERLRVGV from the coding sequence ATGGCTGCGACGACGAGGGTATCTCTCGCTCTCCTGctcgtcggcgtcggcgtcgtcCTCACGGCGCAGCTGTGCGCTTGCACGGCGTACGGCTGCGATGGGTTCAGTGTGGAGTTCATCCACCGCGACTCCGTCGGGTCGCCGTTCCACGATCCCTCGCTCACCGCGCACGGGCGCGTGGTCAAGGCGCTCGCGCGCTCCTACGCCCGCGCCGACGCACCGTCGGCCCACGGCGTCGTGTCTGAGCTCACCTCCACGCCGTTCGAGTACCTGATGGCCGTGAACGTGGGCACGCCGCCCACCCGTCTGCTCGCCATCGCCGACACCGGCAGCGACCTGATCTGGCTCAACTGCAGCAAGAAGGGAGCCCACGGTCCTGGCCCGGCGTTTGCCGGCGACGCGCCCTCGCCCCCGCCGCGGCCGGGCGTCGTGTTCGACCCCTCCAAGTCCAAGACGTACCGCCTCGTGGGCTGCGACTCCGGCGCGTGCCGCGCTCTCCCGGACTCGTCCTGCGCCGGCGGCGACAAGTGcacctactactactactacggCGACGGCTCcgcgacgagcggcctcctctccACCGAGACCTTCACCTTCGCCGACGCCCCCGGCGCCCGCTGCGGCGACCGCACGACGCGCGTGCCAAACGTCAACTTCGGCTGCGGCACGAACTTTGTCGGCTCCTTCATCGGGGACGGCCTCGTCGGCCTCGGCAACACCAACCTCTCCCTCGTCACGCAGCTCGGCGCACACGCCTCGGTCGGCCGGAGGTTCTCCTACTGCCTCGTGCCCTACTCCATCAACGCCTCCTCCGCGCTCAACTTCGGCGCCCGCGCCGCCGTGACGGACCCGGGCGCGGCCACGACGCCGCTGATCCCGTCCAGGGTGAGGACCTACTACACCATCGAGCTCGCGTCCGTCAAGGTCGGCAGCGCGACCTACAGGGCGCCGCGCCAGACCCCCGCCATCGTCGACTCCGGCACGACGCTGACGTTCCTCGACAAGGCGCTGCTAGACCCGCTTGTGAAGGAGCTGGCCGGGCGGATCAAGCTCCCGAAGGCCCCGCCGCCGGAGGACCTCGAACTGCCGCTGTGCTACAACGTGAGCGGGCTAAAGGAGGGGCAGATCGCGGCGAAGATCCCCGACGTGAAGCTGGGGCTGGGCGGCGGTGCGACGGTGACGCTGAAGCCGTTGAACACGTTCGTGGTGGTGCAGGCGGAGACCCTGTGCCTGGCGATTGCGCCGGCGTCGGAGCGCCTTCCGACGTCGATCATCGGGAACATCGCGCAGCAGAACATGCACGTCGGGTACGACCTCGACAAGCGCACCGTCACCTTCGCCGCAGCCGACTGCGCGAGGTCGCACCACGGCCGCGGCCACGGCCACGCGCCCGCACCGGCCCATCATGCCCACGCTCGCGCACCCGCCCCCGCCCCGGCACATGCCCCCTCCCGCGCACCCGCCCCCGCACCCGCACATGAGCGGCTCCGTGTAGGCGTGTAG